One window of Dysidea avara chromosome 11, odDysAvar1.4, whole genome shotgun sequence genomic DNA carries:
- the LOC136238114 gene encoding uncharacterized protein isoform X1: MKPTVILFVVLFSPLGYSDLAPDSTAVIIVTTKEVLLIDRGTIIANETLPSTVQVPELSALTHTATMAVFNRIAHFAGLNGTTYKITVQSDDMKVYMRISNVTLDIPCITESFAYTNTGTSASCYWNDTNSLYIVSLNLLSERQSFRFTDQGYTSMIVPVDDVFYYVHNYHLIKANLIGHLTVETLENCEYPLLVSNPYHYIVIQCYRTTSKVYVPEEWNTADGFREGGWKDSNKTLYPCHGTGFAPLVYSTNGRSMMTFYDIRNNFRQTVTLQGNAVIDTLTCVLNDDQLILIYADESCDCWMQHVLNEDYEYTASYPIPGANGTLPPYTLENNAVAQKVLVFQYRGSVQYVMVPSTRQVLVDIAANGTYTDITSDVVFYYGLFPLNANGNADTLEDDSSTFSKHWGLFLGGTVFVVILLAATAPFVTAAAHKLYKWDRRTSQYGVQETETESQPDMSEYRAKYTEGGNTIAQASEV, from the exons ATGAAACCTACTGTGATTCTGTTTGTCGTACTTTTTAGCCCTTTGG GTTATTCAGACCTAGCACCTGACTCTACAGCCGTTATAATTGTTACAACAAAAGAGGTTTTGCTGATAGACAGAGGCACCATTATCGCAAATGAAACACTACCAAGTACTGTACAAGTGCCTGAATTATCTGCACTGACCCATACTGCAACTATGGCAGTTTTTAACAGAATTGCTCACTTTGCAGGACTCAATGGAACCACTTACAAAATAACCGTTCAATCTGATGATATGAAGGTGTATATGAGGATATCAAATGTAACATTGGACATACCTTGTATAACTGAATCCTTTGCTTATACCAATACAGGAACATCTGCAAGTTGCTATTGGAATGATACAAATTCTCTCTACATTGTTTCACTTAATTTACTGTCTGAACGACAATCATTTAGGTTTACAGATCAAGGATACACATCCATGATAGTTCCAGTTGATGATGTCTTTTACTATGTGCACAATTATCACTTGATCAAGGCAAACCTTATAGGTCACTTAACAGTAGAGACTTTGGAGAATTGTGAATATCCCCTTTTGGTGTCTAATCCATACCACTACATTGTGATACAGTGTTACAGAACCACATCAAAGGTGTATGTACCTGAAGAATGGAATACTGCAGATGGTTTCCGAGAAGGAGGGTGGAAAGATAGCAACAAGACACTATATCCATGCCATGGAACTGGTTTTGCTCCTCTGGTATATTCAACGAATGGTAGATCAATGATGACATTTTATGACATACGTAACAACTTCAGACAAACTGTTACACTTCAAGGCAATGCAGTGATTGACACACTCACTTGCGTCTTGAATGACGATCAGCTGATCCTAATTTATGCTGATGAATCTTGTGATTGTTGGATGCAACACGTGTTGAATGAGGACTATGAATACACAGCATCGTATCCTATACCTGGTGCCAATGGTACTTTGCCTCCTTATACACTTGAAAATAATGCGGTTGCACAGAAAGTGTTAGTCTTCCAGTATCGTGGTAGTGTGCAGTATGTTATGGTTCCTTCAACTCGACAGGTACTTGTTGACATAGCAGCAAACGGTACTTACACTGACATCACCAGTGATGTAGTTTTCTACTATGGCCTTTTCCCACTAAATGCTAATGGGAATGCTGACACACTGGAGGATGACTCCTCGACATTCAGCAAACACTGGGGGCTGTTCTTGGGTGGAACAGTTTTTGTTGTAATATTATTGGCAGCTACAGCTCCTTTTGTTACTGCCGCAGCACACAAGCTGTACAAGTGGGATAGAAG GACATCACAATATGGAGTGCAAGAAACAGAAACAGAGTCACAACCAGACATGAGCGAGTACAGAGCAAAGTATACTGAAGGGGGAAACACAATAGCACAAGCTTCTGAAGTTTAG
- the LOC136238114 gene encoding uncharacterized protein isoform X2, whose translation MKPTVILFVVLFSPLGYSDLAPDSTAVIIVTTKEVLLIDRGTIIANETLPSTVQVPELSALTHTATMAVFNRIAHFAGLNGTTYKITVQSDDMKVYMRISNVTLDIPCITESFAYTNTGTSASCYWNDTNSLYIVSLNLLSERQSFRFTDQGYTSMIVPVDDVFYYVHNYHLIKANLIGHLTVETLENCEYPLLVSNPYHYIVIQCYRTTSKVYVPEEWNTADGFREGGWKDSNKTLYPCHGTGFAPLVYSTNGRSMMTFYDIRNNFRQTVTLQGNAVIDTLTCVLNDDQLILIYADESCDCWMQHVLNEDYEYTASYPIPGANGTLPPYTLENNAVAQKVLVFQYRGSVQYVMVPSTRQVLVDIAANGTYTDITSDVVFYYGLFPLNANGNADTLEDDSSTFSKHWGLFLGGTVFVVILLAATAPFVTAAAHKLYKWDRRLVGHHNMECKKQKQSHNQT comes from the exons ATGAAACCTACTGTGATTCTGTTTGTCGTACTTTTTAGCCCTTTGG GTTATTCAGACCTAGCACCTGACTCTACAGCCGTTATAATTGTTACAACAAAAGAGGTTTTGCTGATAGACAGAGGCACCATTATCGCAAATGAAACACTACCAAGTACTGTACAAGTGCCTGAATTATCTGCACTGACCCATACTGCAACTATGGCAGTTTTTAACAGAATTGCTCACTTTGCAGGACTCAATGGAACCACTTACAAAATAACCGTTCAATCTGATGATATGAAGGTGTATATGAGGATATCAAATGTAACATTGGACATACCTTGTATAACTGAATCCTTTGCTTATACCAATACAGGAACATCTGCAAGTTGCTATTGGAATGATACAAATTCTCTCTACATTGTTTCACTTAATTTACTGTCTGAACGACAATCATTTAGGTTTACAGATCAAGGATACACATCCATGATAGTTCCAGTTGATGATGTCTTTTACTATGTGCACAATTATCACTTGATCAAGGCAAACCTTATAGGTCACTTAACAGTAGAGACTTTGGAGAATTGTGAATATCCCCTTTTGGTGTCTAATCCATACCACTACATTGTGATACAGTGTTACAGAACCACATCAAAGGTGTATGTACCTGAAGAATGGAATACTGCAGATGGTTTCCGAGAAGGAGGGTGGAAAGATAGCAACAAGACACTATATCCATGCCATGGAACTGGTTTTGCTCCTCTGGTATATTCAACGAATGGTAGATCAATGATGACATTTTATGACATACGTAACAACTTCAGACAAACTGTTACACTTCAAGGCAATGCAGTGATTGACACACTCACTTGCGTCTTGAATGACGATCAGCTGATCCTAATTTATGCTGATGAATCTTGTGATTGTTGGATGCAACACGTGTTGAATGAGGACTATGAATACACAGCATCGTATCCTATACCTGGTGCCAATGGTACTTTGCCTCCTTATACACTTGAAAATAATGCGGTTGCACAGAAAGTGTTAGTCTTCCAGTATCGTGGTAGTGTGCAGTATGTTATGGTTCCTTCAACTCGACAGGTACTTGTTGACATAGCAGCAAACGGTACTTACACTGACATCACCAGTGATGTAGTTTTCTACTATGGCCTTTTCCCACTAAATGCTAATGGGAATGCTGACACACTGGAGGATGACTCCTCGACATTCAGCAAACACTGGGGGCTGTTCTTGGGTGGAACAGTTTTTGTTGTAATATTATTGGCAGCTACAGCTCCTTTTGTTACTGCCGCAGCACACAAGCTGTACAAGTGGGATAGAAGGTTAGTAG GACATCACAATATGGAGTGCAAGAAACAGAAACAGAGTCACAACCAGACATGA